A DNA window from Tachysurus fulvidraco isolate hzauxx_2018 chromosome 4, HZAU_PFXX_2.0, whole genome shotgun sequence contains the following coding sequences:
- the gabrb1 gene encoding gamma-aminobutyric acid receptor subunit beta-1 isoform X1, producing MCRAGGCRAGGCWRAALLFLPVLMAVTLGRTPISHRVNEPSNMSYVKVTVDKLLKGYDIRLRPDFGGPPVDVGMSIDISSIDMVSEVNMDYTITMYFQQSWRDKRLSYTGIPLNLTLDNRVADQLWVPDTYFINDKKSFVHGVTVKNRMIRLHPDGTVLYGIRITTTAACMMDLRRYPLDEQNCTLEIESYGYTTDDIEFYWQEESSVTGVDNIELPQFSIIDYKTLSKKVVFATGSYPRLSLSFKLKRNIGYFILQTYMPSNLITILSWVSFWINYDASAARVALGITTVLTMTTINTHLRETLPKIPYVKAIDIYLMGCFVFVFLALLEYAFVNYIFFGRGPHLQKKVAEKAAKSNNEKNRLESNKIQVDAHGNIPLTNLDLRLTGAEMLSGLGDPRNTMFSYDSASIQYRKPLTGCDLYGRPTAPLEQPIKHKKGRLRKRASQLKVKIPDLTDVNALDKWSRVIFPITYTFFNLVYWLYYVH from the exons ATGTGCAGGGCTGGAGGGTGCAGGGCTGGAGGGTGCTGGAGAGCAGCCCTGCTGTTTCTGCCCGTGCTGATGGCCGTGACACTCGGCCGCACTCCGATATCACACAG GGTTAATGAGCCCAGCAACATGTCGTATGTCAAAGTCACCGTGGACAAACTGCTTAAAGGCTACGACATTCGGCTCAGGCCGGATTTTGGAG GTCCTCCGGTTGACGTCGGGATGAGTATTGACATCTCCAGTATCGACATGGTGTCTGAGGTGAACATG GACTACACCATCACCATGTATTTCCAGCAATCATGGCGTGATAAACGCCTGTCCTACACAGGGATTCCTCTGAACTTGACGCTGGATAACCGTGTGGCAGATCAACTCTGGGTGCCTGACACTTACTTCATAAATGACAagaaatctttcgttcatggtGTCACTGTCAAAAACCGCATGATTCGGCTGCATCCAGATGGAACTGTGCTCTATGGCATCAG GATAACTACAACAGCAGCCTGTATGATGGACCTGCGGAGATACCCACTGGATGAACAGAACTGCACCCTGGAGATTGAGAGCT atgggTATACCACAGATGACATTGAGTTTTATTGGCAGGAGGAAAGTTCAGTGACTGGAGTAGACAACATTGAGTTGCCACAGTTCTCCATCATTGACTATAAAACTTTGTCTAAGAAGGTGGTGTTTGCAACAG GGTCATACCCTCGTCTGTCCCTGAGCTTTAAGCTGAAGAGAAACATTGGATATTTTATCCTGCAAACCTACATGCCCTCAAACCTGATTACCATCCTGTCCTGGGTCTCCTTCTGGATTAATTATGATGCTTCTGCAGCACGGGTTgccctag GAATCACTACTGTACTGACCATGACCACCATCAACACCCATCTACGAGAGACGCTACCCAAGATCCCATATGTAAAAGCCATAGATATATATCTAATGGGCTGCTTTGTCTTCGTGTTCCTTGCCCTGCTTGAGTATGCATTTGTTAACTACATTTTCTTCGGCCGAGGTCCTCACCTACAGAAGAAAGTGGCAGAAAAAGCTGCTAAGAGCAACAATGAGAAGAACAGACTGGAGAGCAACAAAATCCAG GTGGATGCCCATGGAAACATTCCCCTTACTAATCTCGACCTTCGCCTCACTGGGGCTGAGATGCTCAGTGGTCTTGGTGACCCTCGGAATACCATGTTCTCTTATGACAGTGCCAGCATCCAATATCGCAAGCCCCTGACAGGCTGTGACCTTTACGGTCGGCCGACTGCTCCCCTCGAGCAGCCAATCAAGCACAAGAAGGGTCGATTGAGGAAGCGGGCCTCTCAGCTTAAGGTGAAAATTCCAGACCTGACAGATGTGAATGCCC
- the LOC125141011 gene encoding LOW QUALITY PROTEIN: uncharacterized protein LOC125141011 (The sequence of the model RefSeq protein was modified relative to this genomic sequence to represent the inferred CDS: inserted 1 base in 1 codon) gives MDDLKVEAVRRRPRPQTVKELQRFLRFANFYRRFILGFIMIAAPLTSMIRKALSCLVWSPEAVRAFHLLKERFTTAPILHHPDPGRPFVIEVDASRTGIRAVLSQRQGPANKMFPCAYFSKKLSPTECNYDVGDRELLAMKAAFEEWRHWLEGAQHPFTVLTDHKNTYARXKRMNPHQARWAMFFTRLHFTVMYRPGSKNIKADTLSRLDSEPDVSSPAEPVIPESQIIGPIQWDIMTDRSG, from the exons ATGGATGACTTGAAAGTGGAGGCGGTGAGGAGAAGGCCCCGACCCCAAACCGTTAAGGAGCTGCAGCGCTTCCTCAGGTTTGCTAACTTCTACCGCCGCTTCATCTTGGGTTTCATCATGATTGCAGCCCCCCTCACGTCTATGATAAGGAAGGCACTGTCCTGTCTCGTATGGTCACCGGAGGCAGTCAGAGCCTTTCACCTATTGAAGGAGCGCTTCACCACAGCGCCCATCCTGCACCACCCTGACCCAGGTCGGCCGTTTGTGATTGAGGTTGACGCCTCCAGGACTGGCATCAGAGCAGTCCTCTCCCAGCGACAAGGTCCGGCTAATAAGATGTTCCCGTGTGCTTACTTTTCCAAGAAACTGTCTCCCACTGAATGCAACTATGATGTGGGGGATCGAGAGCTACTGGCTATGAAGGCAGCCTTCgaggagtggcggcactggctagagggcGCTCAGCACCCGTTCACGGTCCTCACGGATCACAAAAATACCTATGCTC CTAAACGGATGAACCCTCACCAAGCACGATGGGCCATGTTTTTCACACGCCTCCATTTTACAGTGATGTACAGACCCGGATCGAAAAATATTAAGGCCGACACACTCTCCCGTCTTGACAGTGAACCTGACGTAAGCTCTCCGGCAGAGCCCGTTATCCCCGAAAGCCAGATCATCGGCCCCATTCAATGGGACATCATGACAGATCGCTCAGGCTAA
- the gabrb1 gene encoding gamma-aminobutyric acid receptor subunit beta-1 isoform X2 yields MCRAGGCRAGGCWRAALLFLPVLMAVTLGRTPISHRVNEPSNMSYVKVTVDKLLKGYDIRLRPDFGGPPVDVGMSIDISSIDMVSEVNMDYTITMYFQQSWRDKRLSYTGIPLNLTLDNRVADQLWVPDTYFINDKKSFVHGVTVKNRMIRLHPDGTVLYGIRITTTAACMMDLRRYPLDEQNCTLEIESYGYTTDDIEFYWQEESSVTGVDNIELPQFSIIDYKTLSKKVVFATGSYPRLSLSFKLKRNIGYFILQTYMPSNLITILSWVSFWINYDASAARVALGITTVLTMTTINTHLRETLPKIPYKKVAEKAAKSNNEKNRLESNKIQVDAHGNIPLTNLDLRLTGAEMLSGLGDPRNTMFSYDSASIQYRKPLTGCDLYGRPTAPLEQPIKHKKGRLRKRASQLKVKIPDLTDVNALDKWSRVIFPITYTFFNLVYWLYYVH; encoded by the exons ATGTGCAGGGCTGGAGGGTGCAGGGCTGGAGGGTGCTGGAGAGCAGCCCTGCTGTTTCTGCCCGTGCTGATGGCCGTGACACTCGGCCGCACTCCGATATCACACAG GGTTAATGAGCCCAGCAACATGTCGTATGTCAAAGTCACCGTGGACAAACTGCTTAAAGGCTACGACATTCGGCTCAGGCCGGATTTTGGAG GTCCTCCGGTTGACGTCGGGATGAGTATTGACATCTCCAGTATCGACATGGTGTCTGAGGTGAACATG GACTACACCATCACCATGTATTTCCAGCAATCATGGCGTGATAAACGCCTGTCCTACACAGGGATTCCTCTGAACTTGACGCTGGATAACCGTGTGGCAGATCAACTCTGGGTGCCTGACACTTACTTCATAAATGACAagaaatctttcgttcatggtGTCACTGTCAAAAACCGCATGATTCGGCTGCATCCAGATGGAACTGTGCTCTATGGCATCAG GATAACTACAACAGCAGCCTGTATGATGGACCTGCGGAGATACCCACTGGATGAACAGAACTGCACCCTGGAGATTGAGAGCT atgggTATACCACAGATGACATTGAGTTTTATTGGCAGGAGGAAAGTTCAGTGACTGGAGTAGACAACATTGAGTTGCCACAGTTCTCCATCATTGACTATAAAACTTTGTCTAAGAAGGTGGTGTTTGCAACAG GGTCATACCCTCGTCTGTCCCTGAGCTTTAAGCTGAAGAGAAACATTGGATATTTTATCCTGCAAACCTACATGCCCTCAAACCTGATTACCATCCTGTCCTGGGTCTCCTTCTGGATTAATTATGATGCTTCTGCAGCACGGGTTgccctag GAATCACTACTGTACTGACCATGACCACCATCAACACCCATCTACGAGAGACGCTACCCAAGATCCCATAT AAGAAAGTGGCAGAAAAAGCTGCTAAGAGCAACAATGAGAAGAACAGACTGGAGAGCAACAAAATCCAG GTGGATGCCCATGGAAACATTCCCCTTACTAATCTCGACCTTCGCCTCACTGGGGCTGAGATGCTCAGTGGTCTTGGTGACCCTCGGAATACCATGTTCTCTTATGACAGTGCCAGCATCCAATATCGCAAGCCCCTGACAGGCTGTGACCTTTACGGTCGGCCGACTGCTCCCCTCGAGCAGCCAATCAAGCACAAGAAGGGTCGATTGAGGAAGCGGGCCTCTCAGCTTAAGGTGAAAATTCCAGACCTGACAGATGTGAATGCCC
- the gabrb1 gene encoding gamma-aminobutyric acid receptor subunit beta-1 isoform X3, translated as MSYVKVTVDKLLKGYDIRLRPDFGGPPVDVGMSIDISSIDMVSEVNMDYTITMYFQQSWRDKRLSYTGIPLNLTLDNRVADQLWVPDTYFINDKKSFVHGVTVKNRMIRLHPDGTVLYGIRITTTAACMMDLRRYPLDEQNCTLEIESYGYTTDDIEFYWQEESSVTGVDNIELPQFSIIDYKTLSKKVVFATGSYPRLSLSFKLKRNIGYFILQTYMPSNLITILSWVSFWINYDASAARVALGITTVLTMTTINTHLRETLPKIPYVKAIDIYLMGCFVFVFLALLEYAFVNYIFFGRGPHLQKKVAEKAAKSNNEKNRLESNKIQVDAHGNIPLTNLDLRLTGAEMLSGLGDPRNTMFSYDSASIQYRKPLTGCDLYGRPTAPLEQPIKHKKGRLRKRASQLKVKIPDLTDVNALDKWSRVIFPITYTFFNLVYWLYYVH; from the exons ATGTCGTATGTCAAAGTCACCGTGGACAAACTGCTTAAAGGCTACGACATTCGGCTCAGGCCGGATTTTGGAG GTCCTCCGGTTGACGTCGGGATGAGTATTGACATCTCCAGTATCGACATGGTGTCTGAGGTGAACATG GACTACACCATCACCATGTATTTCCAGCAATCATGGCGTGATAAACGCCTGTCCTACACAGGGATTCCTCTGAACTTGACGCTGGATAACCGTGTGGCAGATCAACTCTGGGTGCCTGACACTTACTTCATAAATGACAagaaatctttcgttcatggtGTCACTGTCAAAAACCGCATGATTCGGCTGCATCCAGATGGAACTGTGCTCTATGGCATCAG GATAACTACAACAGCAGCCTGTATGATGGACCTGCGGAGATACCCACTGGATGAACAGAACTGCACCCTGGAGATTGAGAGCT atgggTATACCACAGATGACATTGAGTTTTATTGGCAGGAGGAAAGTTCAGTGACTGGAGTAGACAACATTGAGTTGCCACAGTTCTCCATCATTGACTATAAAACTTTGTCTAAGAAGGTGGTGTTTGCAACAG GGTCATACCCTCGTCTGTCCCTGAGCTTTAAGCTGAAGAGAAACATTGGATATTTTATCCTGCAAACCTACATGCCCTCAAACCTGATTACCATCCTGTCCTGGGTCTCCTTCTGGATTAATTATGATGCTTCTGCAGCACGGGTTgccctag GAATCACTACTGTACTGACCATGACCACCATCAACACCCATCTACGAGAGACGCTACCCAAGATCCCATATGTAAAAGCCATAGATATATATCTAATGGGCTGCTTTGTCTTCGTGTTCCTTGCCCTGCTTGAGTATGCATTTGTTAACTACATTTTCTTCGGCCGAGGTCCTCACCTACAGAAGAAAGTGGCAGAAAAAGCTGCTAAGAGCAACAATGAGAAGAACAGACTGGAGAGCAACAAAATCCAG GTGGATGCCCATGGAAACATTCCCCTTACTAATCTCGACCTTCGCCTCACTGGGGCTGAGATGCTCAGTGGTCTTGGTGACCCTCGGAATACCATGTTCTCTTATGACAGTGCCAGCATCCAATATCGCAAGCCCCTGACAGGCTGTGACCTTTACGGTCGGCCGACTGCTCCCCTCGAGCAGCCAATCAAGCACAAGAAGGGTCGATTGAGGAAGCGGGCCTCTCAGCTTAAGGTGAAAATTCCAGACCTGACAGATGTGAATGCCC